From the Candidatus Eremiobacteraceae bacterium genome, one window contains:
- a CDS encoding peptide ABC transporter substrate-binding protein, with translation MIRKAAFAALAVALALAGCTHVTESSAPAQHVGSVPGVVRISRPNSPNSLNPLIGGLYIENYVQEAIFDGLVKLDGNEDLVPDLAVAIPTRANGGLSADGKTITYRLRHGVTWHDGAPFTSADVVFTYKEMTDPKVPFPSASTYAQVQSVTAPDLYTVVVRLKNPSAQALGQLFCNGEDGQIVPQHLLSHVTDMLTDPFGYNPVGTGPLKFVSWDRGNKIVLAPNPNYFGGTLHIKEVDIITVPDANTMLTMARAHELDVAQLTTPSQVTTLQGVAGIRVIEAPAFTLYHIEFNLLRAPYDDISVRTALALALDRHAIAMKAFDGYAIPADSVIPPFSWGYDPNNGAPRYDPAAAGKLLDADGWVRGPDGVRVKNGARLDPAVMVATESAAGLSGAQQVQAYWRALGVDATVKPQPLNVLLGPGGPAETGNFDVYYASNGFDVDPSRDMILSKLSIPPNGHNYSRYNNPTAERLIEEGASTYDRAARIHYYSLLQRLVNHDLPVIPIAWPKFIYAVSTDVHGFAPETVNSDFWNVEQWRN, from the coding sequence ATGATTAGGAAGGCGGCGTTTGCGGCGTTGGCTGTCGCGCTCGCTCTCGCGGGATGCACTCACGTGACTGAATCGTCGGCGCCTGCGCAGCATGTCGGGTCGGTGCCGGGAGTCGTGCGCATCTCGCGTCCGAACTCGCCGAATTCGCTCAATCCGCTGATCGGCGGACTCTACATCGAGAACTACGTACAGGAAGCCATCTTCGACGGCCTAGTGAAACTCGATGGGAACGAGGATCTTGTTCCGGACTTGGCCGTGGCGATACCGACGCGCGCGAACGGCGGTTTGAGCGCGGATGGCAAGACCATCACCTATCGCTTGCGACATGGCGTCACATGGCACGATGGCGCACCGTTCACGTCGGCCGATGTCGTCTTCACATATAAAGAAATGACCGACCCCAAAGTGCCGTTCCCGTCCGCAAGCACCTATGCCCAGGTGCAATCGGTCACCGCGCCCGACCTGTACACGGTCGTCGTGCGTCTCAAGAACCCGTCGGCGCAAGCGCTCGGACAGCTTTTCTGCAACGGCGAGGACGGGCAGATCGTGCCGCAGCATCTGCTCTCGCACGTGACCGACATGCTCACCGATCCGTTCGGCTACAATCCGGTGGGAACGGGCCCGCTCAAGTTCGTGAGCTGGGATCGCGGCAATAAGATCGTGCTCGCGCCCAACCCGAACTATTTCGGTGGCACATTGCATATAAAGGAAGTGGACATCATCACCGTGCCGGACGCCAACACGATGCTGACGATGGCGCGTGCGCACGAACTCGACGTCGCGCAGCTCACCACGCCGTCGCAAGTTACGACGCTGCAAGGTGTCGCCGGAATCCGCGTGATCGAGGCGCCGGCGTTCACGTTGTATCACATCGAATTCAACCTGCTGCGCGCGCCGTATGACGACATTTCGGTCCGCACCGCGTTGGCGCTCGCATTGGACCGCCATGCGATCGCGATGAAGGCGTTCGACGGATACGCCATCCCAGCCGACTCGGTGATCCCGCCGTTCAGTTGGGGTTACGATCCGAACAACGGCGCACCGCGTTACGATCCCGCCGCCGCGGGAAAACTTCTCGATGCCGACGGTTGGGTGCGCGGCCCCGACGGCGTCCGCGTGAAGAACGGCGCGCGACTCGATCCCGCTGTCATGGTCGCGACTGAGAGTGCGGCTGGACTTTCGGGCGCGCAACAAGTGCAGGCTTATTGGCGCGCGCTCGGCGTCGATGCGACCGTGAAACCGCAACCACTCAATGTGCTTCTTGGCCCGGGTGGACCCGCTGAGACCGGCAATTTCGACGTGTACTACGCGTCCAACGGATTCGACGTCGATCCTTCGCGCGACATGATCTTAAGCAAACTGTCGATTCCGCCGAACGGCCACAATTACAGCCGGTATAACAACCCGACTGCCGAGCGGTTGATCGAAGAAGGCGCATCGACGTACGATCGTGCTGCACGCATCCACTACTACTCGTTGTTGCAGCGGCTGGTCAACCATGATCTTCCCGTCATCCCAATCGCGTGGCCGAAGTTCATCTACGCCGTGAGCACCGACGTGCACGGCTTCGCTCCGGAAACCGTCAATTCGGATTTTTGGAACGTGGAGCAGTGGCGGAACTAG
- the groES gene encoding co-chaperone GroES encodes MPETATKLELKPLGDRVVVESVEQAPKSAGGVILPDTAKEKPQEGIIIAVGPGRKTDKGELIKIEVSVGDKVIYSKYSGSEIKLEGKEYLIISEKDVLAIVKR; translated from the coding sequence GTGCCCGAAACCGCAACCAAACTCGAACTCAAACCATTAGGCGACCGCGTCGTCGTCGAGTCCGTCGAGCAAGCACCGAAATCGGCCGGCGGCGTCATTCTTCCGGATACCGCAAAAGAAAAGCCGCAAGAAGGCATCATCATCGCGGTCGGGCCGGGCCGCAAAACCGACAAAGGCGAGCTCATCAAGATCGAAGTCAGCGTCGGCGACAAAGTCATCTATTCGAAGTACTCCGGCAGCGAGATCAAACTCGAAGGTAAAGAGTACCTCATCATCAGCGAGAAAGACGTTCTCGCCATCGTCAAGCGGTAA
- the alr gene encoding alanine racemase, whose translation MRPWLEISAAALTANARAIGRLTAPAQLCAVVKSNAYGHGLVPASQAIAAAGVPGLGFGVFRAAEGLAMRAAGISEPILVLGPVDEPDVAELVAAEIELGLTDEGDVESYGRRHATVHLKVETGTSRFGVAPLRALIAADRLRELGATVVGIYSHLADSEELDASFAREQLARLMESSNIVGGRPIRHIAASAAALMWPEFRLEMVRCGIAMYGAWPSESVRERMAEITPTFALQPALRFFAPIVHMMDVASGDTVGYGCEYRTARESRIAVLPVGYADGLPRAAGQESFSVMLGALRAPIVGRICMNACMIDVTECKPQPVRGDVAEFDIDELAKAADTINYEVLARLSPELERRYD comes from the coding sequence TTGCGACCATGGCTTGAAATAAGTGCTGCCGCGCTGACCGCGAACGCTCGTGCGATTGGCCGCCTGACTGCCCCCGCTCAGCTCTGCGCCGTGGTGAAATCCAACGCCTACGGGCACGGACTTGTGCCTGCTTCGCAGGCTATTGCCGCAGCGGGCGTCCCGGGGCTGGGATTTGGCGTTTTCCGCGCGGCCGAAGGGCTGGCAATGCGGGCTGCCGGGATTTCCGAGCCGATTTTGGTGCTGGGGCCGGTGGACGAACCCGACGTAGCCGAGCTCGTTGCCGCCGAAATCGAGCTGGGCCTTACTGATGAAGGCGATGTCGAGAGCTACGGCCGGCGGCATGCGACCGTGCATCTGAAAGTCGAGACGGGCACGAGCCGTTTTGGCGTTGCGCCGCTCAGAGCGTTGATCGCCGCCGATCGTCTGCGCGAATTGGGGGCCACCGTCGTCGGCATCTATTCGCATCTCGCGGATTCCGAGGAATTGGATGCATCCTTTGCGCGCGAGCAGCTCGCGCGATTGATGGAGTCTTCGAATATTGTTGGCGGCAGGCCGATCCGACATATAGCCGCGTCGGCCGCCGCACTGATGTGGCCCGAGTTTCGCTTGGAGATGGTCCGCTGCGGCATCGCGATGTACGGCGCGTGGCCTAGTGAGAGCGTGCGCGAACGCATGGCGGAGATCACGCCGACGTTTGCTTTGCAACCGGCGTTGCGTTTTTTCGCACCGATCGTGCACATGATGGATGTCGCGTCCGGCGACACGGTGGGCTATGGCTGCGAATATCGAACGGCGCGCGAATCGCGCATCGCCGTGTTGCCGGTCGGCTACGCCGATGGTCTGCCGCGCGCCGCCGGCCAAGAATCGTTTAGCGTGATGCTGGGCGCCTTGCGCGCGCCGATCGTCGGACGGATCTGCATGAACGCGTGCATGATCGACGTCACCGAATGCAAACCGCAGCCCGTGCGCGGCGATGTCGCCGAATTCGACATCGACGAACTCGCGAAGGCCGCGGACACAATCAATTACGAGGTCTTGGCTCGGTTGTCGCCCGAACTCGAGCGGCGCTATGATTAG